In Pseudomonas sp. ADAK18, a single window of DNA contains:
- a CDS encoding LysR family transcriptional regulator has product MTVKQMRAFLAVAQSLSFAAACERLHLSQSALSLTIKGLEEGLGGRLFSRNTRNVALTPEGESLLPLARRLIADWDNAEDELRQRFTLQRGRVTVAAMPSFAGNLLPPVLKIFRARYPQVNVTVNDVINEQVLEMVRDRQVELGVAFEPSAGSSLAFTPLYLDRFIAVVPGDSPLARMAEIDWKTLLEQPFITLQRPSTVRVMLEEHLGALNMKLPVALESHQLATVGKMVASGLGVSAVPALCARQMEEAGAHCITLRAPVIERPIGVLTKPGHELSAAAQAMFDIFRDEAGKGCFPGL; this is encoded by the coding sequence ATGACAGTTAAACAGATGCGGGCCTTTCTTGCCGTGGCCCAGAGCCTGAGTTTTGCCGCCGCGTGTGAGCGCTTGCACCTTTCCCAGTCGGCCTTGAGCTTGACCATCAAAGGCCTGGAAGAAGGGTTGGGTGGGCGCTTGTTCAGCCGCAATACCCGCAACGTCGCGCTGACGCCCGAAGGCGAGTCGCTGTTGCCCCTGGCCCGGCGCCTGATTGCCGACTGGGATAACGCCGAGGACGAACTGCGCCAGCGCTTCACCTTGCAGCGCGGGCGGGTAACAGTTGCGGCGATGCCATCGTTCGCCGGCAACTTGCTGCCGCCGGTGCTGAAGATCTTTCGTGCGCGCTATCCCCAGGTCAACGTAACGGTCAACGACGTGATCAACGAGCAGGTGCTGGAGATGGTTCGCGACCGTCAGGTGGAGTTAGGCGTGGCGTTCGAGCCGTCGGCCGGTTCGTCCTTGGCGTTTACCCCACTGTATTTGGATCGTTTTATTGCGGTCGTGCCGGGTGATTCGCCATTGGCCCGGATGGCCGAGATCGACTGGAAAACCTTGCTGGAGCAACCCTTCATTACCTTGCAGCGACCATCCACGGTGCGGGTGATGTTGGAAGAACACCTGGGGGCCCTGAACATGAAGTTGCCGGTGGCATTGGAGAGCCATCAATTGGCAACAGTGGGCAAAATGGTTGCCAGTGGATTGGGTGTCAGCGCGGTGCCGGCGCTCTGTGCGCGGCAGATGGAGGAGGCGGGCGCCCATTGCATCACCCTTCGGGCCCCGGTGATCGAACGGCCGATTGGTGTCTTGACCAAACCCGGTCATGAACTGTCGGCGGCGGCCCAAGCCATGTTTGATATTTTTCGAGATGAGGCGGGGAAGGGATGTTTCCCAGGGCTTTAA
- a CDS encoding NAD-dependent protein deacetylase yields the protein MLDPLDHQTDTHLDILHRAMAERRFLVLTGAGISTSSGIPDYRDSEGVRRGKAPMMYQDFLATAQARRRYWARAMLGWPRVRLAQPNKAHLALATLQERQLITGLITQNVDTLHDQAGSRDVIELHGSLHRVLCLDCHLRSERDLIQHLMEAENPYLAGVDAIQAPDGDTLLDPAFEERFLVPHCPHCNGQRLKPDVVFFGENVAQATATRAMAAVEHAEGLLVVGSSLMAYSAFRLCKTMVDQDKPVIAINLGKTRGDELLQVKIEASCERLLPLLVERLGQ from the coding sequence ATGCTCGATCCCCTGGACCATCAAACCGATACTCACCTCGACATCCTGCACCGGGCCATGGCCGAACGGCGGTTTCTGGTCCTGACCGGTGCGGGTATCAGCACGTCTTCGGGGATTCCCGATTATCGCGACAGCGAAGGCGTGCGCCGGGGCAAGGCGCCGATGATGTATCAGGATTTTCTGGCCACCGCGCAAGCGCGGCGACGCTACTGGGCGCGGGCGATGCTCGGTTGGCCGAGGGTACGCCTCGCGCAGCCGAACAAGGCCCATCTCGCGCTGGCGACCTTGCAAGAGCGTCAGCTCATCACGGGGCTGATCACGCAGAACGTCGACACTCTGCATGATCAGGCTGGCAGCCGTGACGTGATTGAATTGCATGGCAGCTTGCACCGGGTGCTCTGCCTCGACTGCCATCTGCGCAGCGAGCGCGACCTGATACAGCACCTGATGGAGGCCGAGAACCCCTACCTCGCCGGTGTCGACGCCATCCAGGCCCCCGACGGCGACACGTTGCTGGACCCTGCCTTCGAAGAGCGTTTCCTGGTGCCCCACTGCCCGCATTGCAATGGCCAGCGGCTGAAACCCGACGTGGTGTTTTTTGGTGAGAACGTCGCCCAAGCCACCGCAACCAGGGCGATGGCCGCCGTGGAGCACGCCGAAGGATTGTTGGTGGTGGGCTCGTCGCTGATGGCCTATTCGGCCTTTCGCCTGTGCAAGACGATGGTTGACCAGGACAAACCTGTCATCGCCATCAACCTGGGTAAAACCCGGGGTGATGAGCTACTGCAGGTAAAGATCGAAGCCTCCTGTGAGCGTTTGCTACCCCTCTTGGTAGAGCGGTTGGGGCAGTAG
- a CDS encoding CBS domain-containing protein, whose amino-acid sequence MKTVAQLLKSKDQQNQQVHTIPHDHTVFEALIVMASKNVGALPVMKDGKVAGIISERDYARKVILHGLSSVTTKAYEIMNSPVITVDTHQSVETCMNIMTDRHLRHLPVVENGELLGLLSIGDLVKEAIAEQADLIKQLEQYIRGE is encoded by the coding sequence ATGAAAACCGTTGCGCAACTGCTCAAGTCCAAAGACCAGCAAAACCAGCAAGTCCACACCATTCCCCATGACCACACGGTGTTTGAGGCGCTGATCGTGATGGCGTCGAAAAACGTCGGGGCCTTGCCGGTCATGAAGGATGGAAAGGTAGCCGGGATAATCAGTGAGCGTGACTACGCCCGTAAGGTGATCCTCCATGGTTTGTCCTCCGTGACGACCAAGGCCTACGAGATCATGAATTCACCGGTGATTACCGTTGACACCCACCAGAGTGTCGAGACCTGCATGAATATCATGACCGACCGCCATCTGCGGCACCTGCCTGTGGTAGAGAACGGAGAACTCCTTGGCCTGCTGTCCATCGGTGACCTGGTCAAGGAAGCCATCGCCGAACAGGCCGACCTGATCAAACAATTGGAACAATACATTCGCGGCGAATGA